AGTATATAAAATAGGGGCCTTTGATTCAATTCTGCCAATTATAGTTGTTTCAGTTCTCCCGGCAATGGCACATGCTCTGTTAGTTGCTATACTTCTGCTGACAAGTAGAGACAGACGGCATGCTGCGGCCTTTTCGGCAATTTCGGAGTTGATCCTTCCCGATGAAAAATAGATCAGTCTGGACAGATCTATCCCTTGATTCAGGGCCGCTCCGATAGCTTTGTCAAATGCATTATGCCTACCTACATCCTCATATAGAACGACAATATTCAAGCCGTCAGACAGGGCTGCACAGTGGATGCCTCCATGGTGGCGGTACTTTTCAGCAAGGTTTTGAATCTGGCCGGCAAGGTTTTGAAGAAAAGTCAAAGAGGGGTTATGAAAAGGTTCAGAGGGGGGTGCCTCCATGGCATCCTCTTTTTTTAGTTCCACTTTAATCTCATTTCTACATATCTCAATCTGAGATATCTGTCTCAGTGAACTGATCAGACCTCTGCAGTAAAGATGGCCGATCGTCAGTTCCTCCAGGGCTTCCGGAGTGCAGAGAAAGGTCTGAATCAGTCTATTCCCGATGTAAAGAGTTATTTCGTCTTCTTCAACCTGGGGCAGAGTCAATTCTGGAAATCCATCTTTAATCATTACTGAGACTCCAGACTTTCGACGGATTCCCATTCAGCCAGGTATTCCGCTCTTGATTTGTTCATATAACGTTGAGAGTACAGATATATGTCACCATTTGAGGCCTTAGCAAGGCAAATATCTTTGAAATTAGAAACATCAGAAACAAGGATATGGATGGTATCCTGAAGTTTCTCAGCCTCAATATTATAGGGTGAACTCAGAAACATCTCGCTGATGCAGGGGCGAGGGTAGAGCCTGGATTCTTTTCGCACAGTTTCGGCAATTGTTTTAAGGCTGTCTCCTTCGGCAGCAAAATTCAATGCCTCTCCATATGAATGGCTCATTAGGGATGAATCAAAACAACGCAGACGTTCTTTTCCTGATAAAACGCTAAGAGCTGTATCTTCCTCAGCGTTCAGAATATTCAGGGTTTCTCGAATTGCGGAATTTGATATTTCTATTTCATCTGAAACTTTTTCTATACAGAGAGTCGTCAGTTCCAGATCGTCGATAAGACGGGATTCCCCCGAGGCGGCTTGCACCGCCTCCAGAAGAATCCCTTTTACAGATTCATTCATAAAAATCAGGCTTTAGATAAGCCCATGGGTCTCCAGTTGATCGGCTACATCAGCCATCTTCAAGTCTTCCAGAGTCGCTCTGGTGGGGATTCCAGTTTTTTCATCCCAACCCATCTCTTTGTAGAAGTAGGTCAAAGCCTGGTTAAAGTCGTCCTTATCCAGTTTGATGGTTCCTTCGTCAAAAGCTTTCTTATCAGGATCCATTGAATACTGCCAGCCTGTAAGTTGGTCATGATCATCCCGCAGGTTTTTGGAGTTCATCTGCTTGGCTGTCAGTGCCCGGTGCAGAGTGAATGTCCTTTCGGCATACTTGTCCAGGGTTTCCTCATTGACTTCAAATCCGGTAGCCATACTGAAAAACTTGGCTTCCAGACCGGTGTCTCCCCGGTAGTTTCTCTCTTTCAGGGGAGAAACCGTCATGGGCCATATCCAGTTACACAGGGTTAAGGAATCGTGCAGTACGTTCCGTACGATACTCCATTTGGTAAATCTGGCTTTTGCTTCGTTTGCAGGAGTATAGAAGGCCGGCTGATCTATGGCACCTTCGCCCCAATGTTCTGCTGCTATTTCCTGCTGCAGTTCGATGGGAAGGCCGCTTCCTAACAGGTTCATGTGTGTGTGACACTGGGCATCTCTATTATACATGGAGGAAATAACAGCACCAACAACACCGTTGGATTCGCTACTGTGGTGTACTGGATAACCAATTTTAGTCCAGAGTTTATTCTTATGTTCTGTCCAGTACTCTTCCGGAAGATTCCATTTTTCTGCCAGAGCATAGGCCCCTTCACCCAGAGTTGCAAGTTCTCCTATCTTATTAGCTATACGATAATAGAAGTCACCAAAGAAGCTGGGATCTCCCGCTTCCATCTTTTCCAACCCTAGGCTGGCATATTCATCTGCAGGAAGGGCGGCTTTCAGGTAACCATGTTTTAGAGTCCATTGAAAGTCCCGGCCGATCTGTCCATAGTTACACCAAACACCATAGTCATCCGCAAATTGGGCCCCAGTTGTCCGTCCGATAACGATGGCCTCGTCTTTTGTTTTTCCCTCGATAACATAGTGCCCATTCATAATGTAGTTGGGAGAGAAATATCCCATACATGTATTAGATACATAGGGGCTTACACCATATTTTTTAATTTCGGGTACGTTCAGATGGGAGTGACAACGAACCGGGCAGGAGGCACATCCACCCATACGAACGGTATACTGTTCAGCGGCGGGACCGAGGTCCTTGATGGCCTTCATGGTACGGTAACCGATCTTATTCGGAAGATTGGGGGGGCATTCTCCTGTTTCAATA
This region of Oceanispirochaeta sp. genomic DNA includes:
- a CDS encoding formate dehydrogenase accessory sulfurtransferase FdhD, encoding MIKDGFPELTLPQVEEDEITLYIGNRLIQTFLCTPEALEELTIGHLYCRGLISSLRQISQIEICRNEIKVELKKEDAMEAPPSEPFHNPSLTFLQNLAGQIQNLAEKYRHHGGIHCAALSDGLNIVVLYEDVGRHNAFDKAIGAALNQGIDLSRLIYFSSGRINSEIAEKAAACRLSLLVSRSIATNRACAIAGRTETTIIGRIESKAPILYTACTRD
- a CDS encoding aldehyde ferredoxin oxidoreductase, whose translation is MAIKGGWSGTILRVDLSTGSITRESTEKYTYYVGGMGIGYRVMWDEVPARTHPFAEENRIIFGVGPLTGTGAMSSGRTNITSLQASNPFHGVSDSHMGGHFAVEMKYAGYDAIIVQGKSEKPVWLRISDQDVTLEDASLLWGHGTFDTIKEVTALMGKDSQVAAIGQAGENQVNLSVIRTGSSHSAGGHGGVMGSKMLKAIGIQGTGSVKIAGDKMKWHELNTETFALVGANNQHVVPSTPQPWAEYHHPGSRWTARKGLMWGAAEYPIETGECPPNLPNKIGYRTMKAIKDLGPAAEQYTVRMGGCASCPVRCHSHLNVPEIKKYGVSPYVSNTCMGYFSPNYIMNGHYVIEGKTKDEAIVIGRTTGAQFADDYGVWCNYGQIGRDFQWTLKHGYLKAALPADEYASLGLEKMEAGDPSFFGDFYYRIANKIGELATLGEGAYALAEKWNLPEEYWTEHKNKLWTKIGYPVHHSSESNGVVGAVISSMYNRDAQCHTHMNLLGSGLPIELQQEIAAEHWGEGAIDQPAFYTPANEAKARFTKWSIVRNVLHDSLTLCNWIWPMTVSPLKERNYRGDTGLEAKFFSMATGFEVNEETLDKYAERTFTLHRALTAKQMNSKNLRDDHDQLTGWQYSMDPDKKAFDEGTIKLDKDDFNQALTYFYKEMGWDEKTGIPTRATLEDLKMADVADQLETHGLI